GCACTGTTTTTACGGCCCGATGGTTACAGCTCATACTCAGATATCTTAATTCTGACAAGTTCGGCGAACCAAGAAAGCAGATGACCCCACCTAGGGTACATCTCCCCTAACTCTGAATTCAGTGTAGCCCTTCTGGCGCCCCGTTATGCTCTGGAGTCTTGGCTTGTGCTCCGATCGGGAATTTGGCGGCGCCGCTCTATGGCAGAAAGCAGCGCTCGCTCGTGTAGTTGGTCGGCTGCTCAGAATTCGCCATTGGAATCCAGCATCAAACGTGACACTGGGAGCATGTTGCTGCGTTGGCAACAACATGCTTCTTTTTATTTCGGCGTGGTTTCAGAAGTACGTCGTTAGCTTTGTTTTCCACTGTGCGTTCGCATGCTCTGGCACCGGCGGCGGCGCGGTCTTTTTGCGTTCGACGAGCAAGTTATGCCTGTGCACATGTTACTTACTGCgccagtaaaacttcatttgtgcctagttggtacataattgtgaacttaacgttacagcgcaaacacctaagacgaaccacaaaaaTAAAGACATGACACACACTGGCGCCGTTGTTGTGTCCCGACTCGCACAGCGCCAGTGTATGTCGTGTCCTTCTTTTTGTGGTTTGTCTTAAGTGTTCGCGCTGTAACGTTAACTTCAGAAGTACTTACTGTGCGTATACGTGTTTTGCTGTGCTAAGATATTACATTGTCTTGAAAGCATGTGCTGAGGACAGAACAGGGTCTTTGGTCGGAATGAACAATTTTTGAGAATTGAGCAGTTCCACAGACCTGCCCACTCAGTCAGCTAAAGGAATAGCTGATAAAAAGTCAGCAAGGAACGTCGCCTCGGATCACCAGAACACAAAACAATTCGGGCTGCCGAAACCCGATGCTCAAGCGAAACGTTCACAATGattgaaaaaataaaacgaaagatTTGTTTCGCTTACGTGTCTTTCAATGCTGAGATAGAAACGACTTGTATATACACCCTAACAAAAGTGGATGTCAGAACCACTGATTTCACACTTAGCAACAATGGCCGAGAGTGCTGAAGCAACCGCTGCTATACGCATGCGCGAACCGCTTGTATATGCTGCTAAGGGACGCTGATATTTACGACACGAATAAATTACCATAGCGCTAACATTTGCTACTGCGGTGACATTTCACAAAGCAAATTGGGACATATTTGAGACATCGCGTTCTTACTGCAATTTCTTCTGGCACAGATCTCATTTACAGGAAGGTTGCACCAGTAACTGAGGGCGAAAATATGTAATTAGCAAATACAGTATGTTCTTCATTAACCTATCCCACAGTGTAAAACTCCGAAACATATTTCTGGGGTCACGAAACAATGCACTTTGGCAGAGCAGAGCGGTAGGTTTAAAGTTTACTCATTTCAAGTACAATTTTTTTCCACGAACGACTTCCTAACAGGGCCTCGTGAAGGCGCAATATCTGGGGAGGCCTGCTTTTTCGATAAAAAAGCTTATTAAATTAGGCACAGTTGCACAGAGGCATACGTAGCTTCTGTGTAGATCCGCGTAGGATTGTTGAAATTGTGAAGACCCTTACTAGATGAGAGCTAAACAGCAAAATATACAATGAAGAGAGAGTGGACAACTATAATTtcacacatgcacttacattgaACAGCTTTTCCCACGCCAAGACAGTGCCAGGCGTCATCAGCTTGCCGTTCTTGGCCTGCAGAACGTCCACCACGGTTTTGCCCATGATGCGGAAGTGCATCGGCGTGACACCCAAGTGTTTCTTGTGAACCTCGGCATTCTTGCGGATGAGCGCCTCCAGCAGATCGGCGTCATCGCTGTTATCTACTATGGAAGTCAGCTGGTAGCCGAAGGTGCAGGCGTGCGTCCTGAACAACATGTCTTCTGGCAGGTTCTGGATGGGCTTACCGCGAAAGTTCCGGAACAGGTGCAAGGTGTCGGGCTGCTTCTGGAAGAACGCGTGCAAGATGAGCGCGCCGAAGTTGCGGTTGTGGTCGCAGAAGTATCGCCAGGTCTGCTTGAGCAACCGGGTCTCTTTCGACGCCAGGCCTGTGCGCGGGTTTACCGTGTCTTTAGCGAAAGCGTGGCCCATTGTCTCCGAGCGATtgttcttcttctacttcttctacgTCTTCTTCTTTCGCTTCTTGCTTTCCTGCTGTTGCTACCTATCGAGCATGCTGCTCCTAACTACTATGTGAGATTGGCCAAGAAATCGCGGATTTTTTTAACGTTATAAAAAAATCAGAATTTCCATTCACTATGGGCTCCAGTTGGTGAATTCCTAAAATAGAGCCAATGTTACCCCCAATAATGAATAATAATATATTGCCTTGTACATTGGAGCAAACATCCCTCTGGTTAAGTCGCAGAGTGAATGTCCCAAAGGAAACAGTAGCAGGATTTGTTAATTTCAGCCCAAGTCTTCGGAGATGTAGTTTCAAGATTTTCTTTCTTGCCGCAGTAAACCGGCCGCGAGGCAGGGGGAAATGATAAATTGTTTCTTCCTTACTACAAAAAGGCCGCAGTGGGCAAGAAATAAAAGCTGAGTGGTGTAGGTAGAAGGTCAGCACCAGAATGTGGTAGTCTGGTTTTAAGACGGAAAACGCAAACATCTTTGTTCTATAGATTTCACTACACCTAAGAAGTTTAGGGTGCTCATTATCTGGAGAAGCAGTCAATACTGAGCCTGATAAGACGTTTACGATTGAATGTATACAATATCTAGCCGTAATTCTATCAGTAGTAGAAGAAGCAGTGGGCTGAAAGCGAAGTCTTTGCTAGTgaattgattttttttcctttagaatGAAATCTTTGAAAGCTGGTACCAAAAGCAAATGAACACGTTGCTCATAGGCAGGAACTACCAAGTAGAAGAGTTCTATTAGAGGAATCACTAGAAAAGGAATGGGATACTGATTCTGTAAAACTAGAATCTTTTTGTGGTTGAGTTGCTTTATTTACGTAGAAATAAAATTACTGCCTTAAACTCAGTCAAATCAATACTCACAAAATCAGGCAACCTAAAGAACATAAATCAGTAGAAAAAGGACAAGATATACTATAGTCAGACCTTTCCTCGCATTGCGATGCGTCTGTCGCAAATAGGATGGTTGTTGATCATGTGTTTACACGGTGCTGTATTAATCCGTTTAAAGTGCTGTAAGGAATTTGTTTTGCGTGGACTGCGAAAATGCTATTGAACGAAGTTTTCTTCGAGATACAGTAGGTATTGTTAGGTGCACATCGCGAATCTGTAGCGACTTAGCTAATGTTCGCATAAATTGAATTTGGTGTTTGTGACTgtatcaataaaaagaaaataattaatcTGCGTCATGGGGCATCGTGGAGCTGATAATTGAACCATGTGCGTACTGAGTCTTTAAAGGGCAAAACAAGAACAGAAAACTTATTATCGCTCAGGCTAATATGTAAGCTAGCCAACGAGCACTGTATTTCCTTAGTTACGACTGTGAAATTTGGTAAACGTCACTGGCTATCGCACACAGTGGTGTCGCCAGTATATATGTATGTAGTCAGTCATAAGCATTACATATTGTCGCGGttcactggagacaagagcggTGAGACGATTGGAACAAGGGCGCAGTTCAGgcttcttgtcttgtcttgtgtcctcaGCAGTAGCATgcacccactatgggggattggtcAAGATGCAgccggttttccgtatggttagaagtagagagaaacaGATTTGAATGGTGGAGCGTGGGAGggtagaactgtaatttagaagtgtaatgaaaatattgttaagaattttgacAGAAAAGCTTAacgtaaaaaaatgaaatattagCAACtgtggataattttagaaattctgcaaggtactctttttgtttCTCTAACAAAATCGTAAACTACAAGAAAGGCATCCCTGTGGATATATTCCAGTGAAGTCGAACCAAAAGACCCCAAAAGAAAGCGATAGgccaagtttggtaaatgagtattctaatagttttctttgccTTTGAAAGCGGCGGCACGATCGAAAATATTGTTtgatagtttcaggtgcactgcaaaaagaacctAGAGGGGACATAGCGAGAGCAGACCTGTATAAGTGAAAATTTATAGGAGGTATACAGCACCTCAGTTTTGTAGAAGAAACTTCCAACTGCCTTCAAGAACACCAATTGATATTCCATGGGAAGCCTAGATGGTCGAATTCAGAAGGTGTTAGTATGGATAAGGCAGAGGTTcgagatatagcgaaatttctgttCCTAGCAGCCGTGACATCAGccgatgtcggcaaaacagatatgatagggccgttcAGGGATGCACGTGCGAGTGAAtgagccatttcattcaagtgcaactGATGATGTCCCGacacccaaagcaaacatacttttcgtaagtacggaggtaccatcgaacaaaatgttctttgaattgctgaatttaaagatgcagttaaTGCTGTGCATAAAGATAaggagtcggtcacaataacagctaatgggtctttTGGGGGGAGTTTGCGTAATGTTTatataatcgctaataattctgcctgaaatataggtCTGAAGTTTGGAAGCCGAAGGGAGTAAGGTcactgaagagattcagagaagatccccactgctgccttctcattgcacacagaagcgtcagtaGATATTAGATTGacagtggttagctggtgtaggtggccgtgtaatatattaattaaatatctccttggtaatagtttagcatgatttggaaatatgtcctcgaactcaatttcGAGGTATGttaaggcatcatttgaatggtaAACGTTTCGTATGGACACATCGAATTTTTGTAACTGTGCTTGTACGAATATTATctgaggactgtggaatctcgACCACGGTGCATGAAAAAAAGTCAGAAAGTTCAGTGATATAAGAATATTGGGTACGTCTTTTTTAAACAGTCATACCTTTTCAAAATGTCTAAACCGTAAGTATGCAGAATCTGCCATCAAGGGTGGGTgtatgagcttcctgatataaaacagcattggcaacaaatctaggtagcccaaggcatgactgtagagcttctctttctaaaagtatgagaGGTTTAATTTTGAAAATATTACGCAACCGAATTCTAATATGAGCCAAACATACATTTTATGGATCATCAGTAAGttatccctgcgtagtccagagcgaCGGTGGCGGAGCCGGCGGAGCATAGCTACGGCTCGTTCTGcttttgttttaatatgttcTATCTGACTACGCCAGGTT
This Dermacentor albipictus isolate Rhodes 1998 colony chromosome 1, USDA_Dalb.pri_finalv2, whole genome shotgun sequence DNA region includes the following protein-coding sequences:
- the LOC135903089 gene encoding hemoglobin subunit alpha-D-like, translating into MGHAFAKDTVNPRTGLASKETRLLKQTWRYFCDHNRNFGALILHAFFQKQPDTLHLFRNFRGKPIQNLPEDMLFRTHACTFGYQLTSIVDNSDDADLLEALIRKNAEVHKKHLGVTPMHFRIMGKTVVDVLQAKNGKLMTPGTVLAWEKLFNFIATITTTVLDPSKADSNPSTPSKKLRMQRSVSRTTVSSVKRSKSKA